AAGCCCTAGCACCGCCAccaccctcccctccccctccctctcgattTTCGCTTGCCACCATCGGGCACAGCCCGTGCGATGGTTACCAGCGGCAGGACTATCTTACACGGACAAAGTGTCACAACCTGCCCTGGGTGAATGCATGCTCAGCGTGGTGTCCAGCCTCAGAACTCCTTGCAGTGGGCGGTCATTGAGGCTCGGTGCTAAGTGGACTAGTGGAGGCATGATGGGGTGGAACTCAATTTGGCGATGTGCGGGATGTGGTTGGATGGACAAGGTGGTGATAGGAAGTCCTCATGGTGCCGGGCCCGGAATTCTATGGATATGCAGTGTATTATGCTCTAGCAGTGAGACTCTATGGTGCTGGTTGTGGAGGCCGATGGCTGTGACGCTTTCACTGGCTGCGGGCGATGAGCTTACTCTAACAGGCATGAATACCAGTAGATGTTCATATGCAATTAGCCCATACTAGAAAAATGAAATTAACTAGCTAGCGGATACATTTTTTATGTTTCCAATTTGCACATTAACTTAGTTAGTCACCTAATCACCTTTTCACTTCTTATCCAGTGTCCTTGCCACCACGTCCTGCTAGTACACATAATGGATGATATATACACATGTTTTTCTACACCACTTCTGTTATAAATTGTACTTTGACATGTCAACACGGACCGTACAGTAAGGAatttttttaggaacataaatattTTGAATGGATAAACCTATCTCTCTTTTGTGCACAAAGTTATTCACACCATGAGTCTTGTGCGGGACAAACTAGATGCGCGATAACATTCTATTGCAATTTAAAGAAAAAAGGATGGAAGACAGAGGTTGACGATAAGTTTTCTGCTATTTTAAAGGTACATCTTCGTACAAAATACCGTTTTAATTTTTCACTTAACCTTACCTCAGTATCAACAAAACTGTTTTGACCGGTATTACGGGTAACTCATGTTAAAGAAAACATAAAACAGTTGGGACTTGAAGCTGTAATTAATTGGCATGCTCATGCCTCATATATGTCGAGCTTAAAGGAAAACTTTTTTTTTACTAATTACGGTAACTAATGATGTACTATCTCCAAAGAAATCATCAAATGAACGGTCCATATAAAGACCTACAAATTTCAAATATATATAGAAGTAACTCATACTTTCTGCAAGACCATGTATCGTTATTTCCTTCAAATAGTTCAATTCATTCTCTTGAATTTTCTTAATAAAAGGAGAGTTTTCATCGGGCCAGCTAATGATTTTAAACGAGATGGATGATTTACTACACTTTTTAgtcctaagagcatctctagcagatcctatAAAATGCGCTACCGCAAATTTCATCTAAGGGGTCCTGTAAAATGAATTTACGGTACCGCGGAAGGCATGGAAGAACAGATCCAATATATGATACTGCATAATTTAAACTTCAACTTCATGAGACGATAGTTCACCGGAGTTCATCACACATTCGAACACACAAACTTAAAACATAGTAGATAAACCTAAATCTAAACTAGTCTAGGGCTTGACGTTGAGGTTGTACTCAGTCGCGGAGCCGTCAAAAGGGTAGGCGAGGTGGTAGCTCTCCTTGGCCGCCTCGAGCCATGCGACGACGCCTTCTTATCTTGCTTCGAACGCCTCCTTCGCCTTGTGGAACTCGATCTCCGCCTCACGgagacccttgctggtcagccaaAAGGCCTCCCCGATCTCATCTAACGTGCTCCACGCCCTCCGGCCGCTGCTGCTGGAGTGGGCGCCGCGCTGCCTCACCGTAAAAAAAATAAACAAGTAACTCAACTCAATTAGCACCACTTCTACAACACTTTCAATGGTTTTGGACATTGAATACTTCACCGCATTTCTCATGCGCCCTAGCACTACCACCACCCTTCCCCCACTACCCCTCGTCACGACCAAACAAAGCCCACGCGGTGGTCCGGGGCGGCGGGACTGTCTTGCGCAGACACAATGTCAAGGCCGGCCTCTGGACATCTTGGCACGCTCAACATGGTAGCCGGCCTTGGATCTCTCTATGACGAGGTAGCCACAGAGGCTCGATGGTCGGGGTTTGGTGCTTGGCACCTGATGCTTAGTGGACTAGTTGCAGACATGTAGTGTTGGGCCGAATTTGGGGCTACACCAGTTGTGGTTGGGCAATCAAGGTAGTGAAGGGAAGTCTTGGCGGTGGCGGATCCAGTCTTCTATTGCTTTGTGGTGTACTATGCTGCCACAGTGAGACTCTGTGGTGGCAGCGGAGCCCGACAGCTGTGAGCCTTCACTAGCTGCGGGCGCTGAGCTCCACCTTCGTGTGGGTTGCCAGGGTGGACTTCATGCATGGATCTGGGCTCAGTAATGCGGTGGCAGATGGTTCGTCTATCTGGATGGAGCAAGTTGGGGGCTGTGCAGGTGCGCGGGGTTGCCTGGAGGTGCTCCCCGTGGAGTCGCACGATGGGTCTTTACTGAATGGAGTTGCACGATTGTTCTTTACTGAATGGAGTCGCACGATGGGTCCTTGCTAACACTTTTATCAGTATTTTTAATTCAAATTAAGTAAATATGCGAGCCtatgaatttgaatttttcaaGTAACATGTATTTTAGGAATTCATGATATGATCACATGGGTAAGACTTTCAATGTCTAACGTACCTAGAAGTCATCAAATGGCTCTTTCAAATCATCCTTGATATCTTTTGGGAATCATACTAAGCAAATCAGATAATTAATAGTATAATAGATTATGTCCAAACGTACTAAAATACATTCATGGtttgcttttttgtttttgttaGTTATTTTATGCTAAAACTAGAAATAATCAAAGTAGGTTTTTTGTACTTCGGTGCCTTGGCTGGTACCGAGTTCAACGCCAAACCTTTCTCAAACAACAGAAACAGTCAATATAGTTGATATATGGCTCATTTTCTCTCTGTCGAAAAATGGTTCCTACTATCTTCATCACACGTCCATTGCATATGTTTCCTCAGCCTTCGTATTTGTTGTTTCCTTGTATATAGATATTGTCAATCATATGACTACACAACAGGAGGGGGCGTGATTCACTATCCAGTCATTACATGATCCATTGCATATGTTTCCTCAGTCTTTTTTTTTATTTCAGTCATGACTACACAACAAGAGGGGACGTGACTCACTAGTCGTTCCATTACATGATCCATATCCCATACAGGAATCGAGCCACCAATAAATGCTACCATCGTTATGATATTTTTCAGAAGTTGCCGCCATAAATATTCATAATCCTGAACATTCTCCAAAGTAGAGCTAGGAAACAAGAGAATCTTTGAAGCGTTGCACAACTCACCACCCACCTCACAATACAGCCTCTAATATGGATAAGTTGGTGCACTAGTACACTAGAGGATAGATCAAGAATCAATATATAGAAGCTGCAGTGACGTCAGTTTAAACAAGACATCATATCATTAATAATATTATAGTAGCCAAATACAGTTGTTGTCATGCGCCAGCATACAACTTATTTTTACAATGACCCAAATGACGAAACAGACAAATACAAATACATATTCATTTTCCAGCAATACATGTGGAAGTCATTGTACACGTGACTGGCAGCATATATATATGAGCTGTGACCGGGAAACAAATTCTCAACATACGTACGCTCCAAGCAATAAGCGCATGCCAAGAACGTATGTATAAGAGGTTTATTTAGTATAAAACATTATTAGTCACGATGACAAATTTACTCAAATGTTGACTGTGGACTTGTGGACGCAGACCTCATAGCATGGCTGAAGAAGCTGCAATCTGGAATCTCCTTACTGAGGGGCTGCGGCGCTGTGGTGCTTAGCATTGCAGTTGCAGTCGTTTTTCAGCACGCATTCGACAAAGCACTTCTGGATTTCGCCACCATCGCCGCCTTCTAAGATGCACTTTCCTGCACAAGCACAGTTCTTGGAGCAGATGCAGTCAGTGACAAGACCAACTTTTTCGGTCTTGTCGATGCAAGTTTCTGCAGGCGCTGGTTCTGCATTAGCTGCAGCAATGAACAGGATGGCCAGCATCATGCCGACGGCAACCATCTTCTTCTGAGAACCAGAAGCCATTGATGCTAGCTAGCTCTGGAAAGGAGCCTATTGGTGTGTGTATTGGCTTGTGAAGCTGTGGGCTGTTGACGCATGTTGCTCCAGGCATTTGGTATTTATAGAGAGCCAATGAATGCATGCATGCCCCGCCTTTTCTCTAATCTAGTTAGCCTCCCGTTGAACAAAAGGAGGAGAAAATGCGAGTGCCTTCGTTCATTCCCGGCCACACACATGAGTAGGTGTTCACATGCAATTAGTGGATACTTTTTTTATCTTCCCAATTTGGACATTACCTTACTCTGCCTATTCTTATGGTATTTAATTAATCAACTAATTAGATGTTCACTTCTTATATATCCAGTGTCCAGGCGACCACGTCCTGCTAATACACTTAATGGATTATATATACACACGTTTTTCCACACCATTTCTGTTATAGTCCCTCCCGTCCTTTTTAATTTGCATATAAGTTTTGTGTGAAGTTAAAGTATCTCTATTtggaccaaacttatagaaaaaattACCAACATTGACAATATCAAATCAATATtgttatactcattataaaatatAGTTTCACGGTgtatatatttgatattgtagatgttaatattttttaacATAAATTGGGTCAAACTTTGTAGAGTTTGACTTGACAGAAATCTAATACGCGGAGTACATTATACTTTGACTTGTCAACATGAACTGTACAGTAAGATGTTTTGTGCAGAAACAGAaatagtttgaatggattaacctaTCTCTCTTTTATGCCCAAAGTTAGTCAGACGATGACTCTTGTGCACGATAAACTAGATTCATAGtaacttttttgttgttgtttgaatAATAAAAGAATGGAAAACTGAAGGTCGGAGATAAGTTATCAACTATTTTTACTGGACCTTAGCTGTGAATCAACAGAATTGTTGTGTCTGGTATTATGTGTAAATCATGTAAACGAGAACGTAAAACAATTGGAGTTTGAAGCTGTAATTAATTGGCATCCTCGTGCTTTATATATGTGGAGCTGACCCCGCGCTTCCCACCCCCACGTCGCCCTCCTTGGGCAactcgggggaaaccctagccgctgccCAGCAGCCAGCCCCCACTGCCTCTCCAGCATCGCCTCCGCTGGACGGTTGGACGGTGAAGCTGCGCCACACCCCAGGATGGTAGTGACAGGGCCAACCCAAGTATAGTTATTTCCAGAGGCGGATTTAGGCCCCAAGCAGCC
The window above is part of the Triticum aestivum cultivar Chinese Spring chromosome 2A, IWGSC CS RefSeq v2.1, whole genome shotgun sequence genome. Proteins encoded here:
- the LOC123184331 gene encoding uncharacterized protein, which gives rise to MASGSQKKMVAVGMMLAILFIAAANAEPAPAETCIDKTEKVGLVTDCICSKNCACAGKCILEGGDGGEIQKCFVECVLKNDCNCNAKHHSAAAPQ